From a single Ignisphaera cupida genomic region:
- a CDS encoding RsmB/NOP family class I SAM-dependent RNA methyltransferase: protein MNIDVIVSVLANVLYTILRKKVSSRKAFSYTCKRFGCGKALLEREFLYKLSQEFVSNYYKLLYIVERSSKVRNPSHRLLARAFIYMWLVERGERVDSKLRKAIERDFPRINEFMLNIDEPWAMLSYPKWLFDKLSTVMPIDEVVEMLKAMNKRVLWIRINTLKIDVDKALKILSDEGVEYEADKNIPFLVRVVKTKKPIRTLELFKNGSIIIQDKASVLTVLALDPKPDMLIYDFAAAPGIKTSLIMQLTENKARVVAFDLSRRRLEAMKMLLNRYGVDTSRIELVLADSTKIALSKKADAILVDATCSSSGAISKDPAIKIILRDSRIPQKMSIIQTEMLLNALKHGERVVYAVCSILPDEGEEVVEKVFSKETTHKLVDPQIPASRGYPKYSIWNKVRRTLPHIDKSEGFFIARLER from the coding sequence ATGAATATCGATGTTATTGTGTCTGTACTTGCAAATGTGCTTTACACAATTTTGAGGAAGAAGGTTAGTAGTAGAAAGGCTTTTTCATATACTTGCAAAAGGTTTGGTTGTGGAAAAGCTCTTTTGGAGAGAGAGTTTCTGTATAAACTTAGCCAAGAGTTTGTCTCTAACTACTACAAGCTTTTGTACATTGTTGAGAGAAGCAGCAAAGTTAGGAATCCAAGCCACAGGTTATTGGCCAGAGCATTTATTTATATGTGGCTTGTTGAAAGAGGGGAAAGAGTTGATTCCAAGCTTAGAAAAGCTATTGAAAGAGATTTTCCAAGAATCAACGAGTTTATGCTTAACATTGATGAACCTTGGGCAATGCTATCATACCCCAAGTGGCTTTTTGACAAATTATCAACTGTTATGCCTATTGATGAAGTTGTTGAAATGTTGAAGGCTATGAATAAAAGGGTCTTGTGGATAAGAATAAACACTCTCAAAATAGATGTTGACAAGGCTTTGAAGATTCTTAGTGATGAGGGTGTTGAGTATGAAGCTGATAAAAATATTCCATTTCTCGTTAGAGTTGTCAAAACCAAAAAACCCATTAGAACACTTGAGCTATTCAAAAACGGCTCTATAATTATTCAAGACAAGGCAAGTGTTTTAACAGTGCTTGCTCTCGACCCAAAACCAGATATGCTGATATACGACTTTGCCGCTGCTCCAGGCATTAAAACATCTCTCATAATGCAGCTAACAGAGAACAAGGCAAGGGTTGTCGCATTTGACTTGTCTAGAAGAAGACTAGAAGCAATGAAAATGCTTTTGAACAGATACGGTGTTGACACATCCAGAATAGAGCTGGTGCTAGCTGATAGCACAAAGATTGCTCTTAGCAAAAAAGCTGATGCAATACTTGTTGACGCCACTTGCAGCAGTAGCGGAGCAATTTCAAAGGATCCAGCAATAAAAATTATTTTGAGAGATTCCAGAATACCACAGAAAATGAGTATTATACAAACAGAAATGCTTCTCAATGCATTGAAGCATGGGGAAAGAGTTGTGTATGCTGTTTGCTCTATCCTACCAGATGAGGGCGAGGAAGTAGTGGAAAAAGTTTTTTCAAAAGAAACAACACACAAACTTGTAGATCCTCAAATACCTGCATCAAGAGGATATCCAAAGTACAGCATATGGAACAAAGTCAGAAGAACCTTGCCACATATAGACAAAAGCGAAGGCTTCTTCATAGCAAGATTAGAGAGGTAA
- a CDS encoding glutamate synthase-related protein: MCSADIAELVALGADAVAIGTPVLVAMGCTMCGLCNTGRCLYGIATQNPALRKRLDIEKTAKAVENLLHSMIKELCMFTQLAGKTSPRGLEKEDLRALTVEASLMAGIKLAGLENVPSKCLDIS; this comes from the coding sequence ATGTGCAGTGCTGACATAGCTGAGCTCGTAGCTCTTGGAGCTGATGCTGTTGCCATTGGAACTCCGGTTTTGGTTGCCATGGGATGCACTATGTGTGGTCTTTGCAACACGGGTAGATGCCTCTATGGAATAGCAACGCAAAACCCTGCTCTGAGGAAGAGACTAGATATAGAGAAGACTGCTAAAGCCGTAGAAAATCTTTTACATTCAATGATAAAAGAGCTTTGCATGTTCACACAGCTTGCTGGAAAGACATCGCCTAGGGGATTAGAGAAAGAAGATCTTAGAGCATTAACAGTAGAAGCATCTCTCATGGCTGGAATAAAGCTAGCTGGATTAGAGAATGTGCCAAGTAAATGCTTAGACATTAGTTAA
- the glnA gene encoding type I glutamate--ammonia ligase — protein sequence MSEDVIEKMDKLKVKWVNLQFTDVVGILRQVTVSRRLLTHEAFENGLGKLDGSSVKGFTGIEESDLNLKPIKETFAVIPWLDGVGRMICAVYRGDARFPKDPRYAAEALDSMLKSNDLKAFVSPELEFFIFDKVTVAIDTWKQIVEISSSEGHWISSAPFNALKEGYYVTYPNDKFEKLKKSIGETLENFFGIAVEVFHHEVAGASQHEINFRGGDVTSTADAVQTVKYVVKAIASKEGYIATFMPKPLYGDNGSGMHVHVSIWRNGENLFYDPSDEYAGLSQYARYFIGGLIEHGRALSAIVSPTVNSYKRLVPGYEAPVYLVWSKANRSAAIRVPAYHKFNNNSKRIEYRPPDPTANPYLALSAIVLAGLDGVKKKIDPGDPVDENVYKMDPRRRKELGIKELPRSLDEALDELETDNEWLKPIYSNELIETYIELKREEVRKLQSYPSPVEIFTYINY from the coding sequence ATGAGTGAGGATGTTATTGAGAAGATGGATAAGCTTAAAGTGAAGTGGGTGAATCTACAATTTACGGATGTTGTAGGTATTTTACGCCAAGTTACTGTGTCAAGAAGATTGTTAACTCATGAAGCTTTTGAGAATGGTCTTGGAAAACTTGATGGAAGTAGTGTTAAAGGGTTTACAGGTATTGAGGAAAGTGATCTTAATTTAAAGCCTATTAAAGAAACTTTTGCTGTTATTCCATGGCTTGATGGAGTTGGTAGAATGATTTGCGCTGTGTATAGAGGTGATGCCAGATTCCCAAAGGATCCTAGATACGCTGCTGAAGCTTTAGACTCAATGCTTAAAAGCAACGACTTGAAAGCTTTTGTTTCGCCAGAGCTAGAATTCTTCATATTTGATAAAGTTACAGTTGCTATAGATACTTGGAAACAAATTGTTGAAATTTCGAGTTCGGAGGGTCACTGGATATCCTCAGCACCATTCAATGCGCTAAAGGAGGGTTACTACGTCACCTACCCAAATGACAAGTTTGAGAAGCTGAAGAAAAGCATTGGAGAAACTTTAGAAAACTTCTTTGGTATAGCAGTTGAGGTGTTTCACCATGAAGTTGCAGGTGCTTCTCAACACGAAATAAACTTCAGAGGTGGTGATGTTACCAGTACTGCTGATGCAGTTCAGACAGTGAAATATGTTGTTAAGGCTATTGCTAGTAAAGAGGGATATATAGCAACATTCATGCCAAAACCTCTCTACGGAGACAATGGATCTGGTATGCATGTTCATGTAAGTATTTGGAGAAATGGGGAGAATCTATTCTATGACCCAAGCGACGAGTATGCTGGGTTAAGCCAGTATGCAAGATATTTCATAGGAGGTTTGATAGAGCATGGAAGAGCATTATCAGCAATTGTAAGCCCAACTGTAAACAGTTATAAGAGGCTTGTTCCAGGCTATGAAGCTCCAGTCTATTTGGTGTGGAGCAAGGCAAATAGAAGTGCTGCTATAAGAGTTCCTGCATACCACAAGTTCAACAACAATTCTAAGAGAATAGAATATAGACCACCAGACCCAACAGCAAATCCATATCTAGCACTTTCAGCAATTGTGTTAGCAGGCTTGGATGGAGTCAAGAAGAAAATAGATCCTGGGGATCCGGTAGACGAGAACGTGTATAAAATGGATCCGCGTAGAAGAAAAGAGCTTGGAATAAAAGAGCTTCCAAGATCATTGGACGAGGCATTAGATGAGCTGGAAACAGATAACGAGTGGCTAAAACCCATCTATTCAAATGAATTAATAGAGACATATATAGAGCTGAAAAGAGAGGAGGTTAGGAAGTTACAGTCATACCCATCACCAGTGGAGATATTTACATACATAAACTATTAA
- a CDS encoding beta-galactosidase, translated as MKLDMNTKKLIYVSLLFTLLIAVILGYVFVSYRRGPMGVGYEDSFFTVNGKRAYFMCGEVHYFRVPKGLWFDRLLKARRAGLNCIASYIAWNWHEPVENLVIFNDSLPPSPYESNAFSRDLESYIKLVQSLGMYFIARPGPYICSEWDSGAHPNWLYTKNVILRSLDENYIKYSEKWYSTVLPIISRYTVPRGGSVALLQIENEYFWGDTKFLMKLYEIARKYVNDIPIITNEDWYVEGTPIINTIDDYPSPWDVKGFDNKIKNYLKMQKGMPKMFMELEGGWFSTFGAPLPTNRGSFPAEWTEVLLKTAFGMGINGISIYMYHGGTNPGYYTGKYITTTYDYEAAIREWGELSKRYYTIKRFAYFVKTFNDFITKTKPVENGARATVSGVDVFTRVGDDGFALVVLRNLDQYPKLAKVVYGGREYPKQNVVRIPARNAKIMLINFEVRGTPFTIAYTSSEPLMIASFEKRSVLIVYGDSLEIGEMLVVSKEPIDAAFVRDVHVLKESNNSIVLSYVHGESDRIAILRSGDYELYIIAVSRSRADRTWYLDDVAPPVILVSNTYFVGAAVRTENSLSIELELDNASCGPLLIISPKPISKIVSGNREFSVANVYGILYESTIDTALCTGFEEPLISVDSMWRVAREEIPKTWVSIEPGKPLEYYNMLFNGYSIYEIEFNLSRDDLKELKNGFMYISYFNDYATAMVNGVPLASDYHSIEVDASTALKEGVNKLHIVLESMGHTNDGIVYIPNGVVGMVYLGKVAEIPLTQWLYAEYRPPYGKDFSMSMYLHNPEDLKKLIESGKILEKAISVDALTRGGGVYIKKFSIDKKIGRYILDLGKAIYANYYPRALLFVNKKFVGIYTGPVDITNYLVEGENEVVIAIEWGPALYPSIKIYQKVVNGSWKVKYGTQGLDEKWFSENFNDSSWNSSTLPITFVNKQGDIVWIRGKVHIEPSNAVAPLKLVIRASGVRALIYFNGQFIGRYADEGPQTEFYIPETLIKKGSNTIAIMLHIISSKASVDGISIEPYYVHAKTIAILK; from the coding sequence ATGAAACTAGATATGAATACAAAAAAGCTTATATATGTCTCCCTGCTATTCACATTGTTGATAGCTGTAATCCTGGGGTATGTATTTGTTAGCTACAGGCGAGGTCCTATGGGAGTAGGATACGAGGACTCATTTTTCACAGTTAATGGAAAGAGAGCATATTTTATGTGTGGTGAGGTGCACTATTTTAGGGTTCCAAAGGGTTTGTGGTTTGATAGGTTGTTGAAGGCTAGAAGAGCTGGTTTGAATTGTATTGCTAGCTATATTGCTTGGAATTGGCATGAACCTGTTGAGAATTTGGTTATATTCAACGATTCTTTGCCTCCATCGCCATATGAGTCAAATGCTTTTAGCAGGGATTTGGAGAGCTATATTAAGCTTGTTCAATCTCTTGGAATGTACTTCATAGCTAGACCAGGTCCCTACATCTGTTCTGAGTGGGATAGTGGTGCTCATCCAAACTGGCTTTATACAAAAAACGTTATTTTAAGGTCTTTGGATGAGAACTACATTAAGTATTCTGAAAAGTGGTATTCAACTGTTTTGCCAATTATAAGCAGGTATACCGTACCTAGAGGAGGTTCTGTGGCACTTCTTCAGATAGAGAATGAGTATTTCTGGGGAGATACAAAATTCCTGATGAAGCTCTATGAAATTGCTAGAAAATATGTTAACGATATTCCAATAATAACTAATGAGGATTGGTATGTTGAGGGAACACCAATAATTAATACAATTGATGATTATCCATCCCCGTGGGATGTGAAGGGATTTGATAACAAGATTAAAAACTATCTTAAGATGCAGAAAGGAATGCCAAAAATGTTTATGGAGCTTGAGGGTGGGTGGTTCTCAACATTTGGTGCACCACTACCAACGAACAGAGGTAGTTTTCCAGCTGAGTGGACAGAGGTTTTGCTGAAAACAGCTTTTGGCATGGGGATAAATGGTATAAGCATATACATGTATCATGGTGGTACAAATCCGGGTTACTACACAGGTAAGTATATAACAACAACATATGATTATGAAGCTGCTATAAGGGAGTGGGGAGAGCTTTCAAAAAGATACTACACAATAAAGAGGTTTGCATACTTTGTAAAAACATTCAATGACTTCATAACAAAAACAAAGCCCGTTGAGAATGGTGCAAGGGCCACGGTTTCAGGAGTTGATGTGTTTACAAGAGTAGGAGATGATGGCTTTGCTCTAGTGGTTTTGAGAAACCTGGATCAGTATCCCAAACTAGCTAAGGTAGTTTATGGTGGTAGGGAGTATCCAAAGCAAAACGTTGTTAGAATACCCGCGAGAAATGCAAAGATTATGCTTATAAACTTTGAGGTTAGAGGAACACCATTCACAATAGCCTATACATCATCAGAACCTCTAATGATTGCATCATTTGAGAAGAGAAGTGTTTTGATAGTTTATGGAGATTCTCTAGAAATTGGTGAGATGCTTGTTGTATCTAAAGAGCCTATTGATGCTGCATTTGTGAGAGATGTGCATGTATTGAAGGAAAGTAACAATAGTATTGTGTTAAGCTATGTTCATGGTGAAAGCGATAGAATAGCTATTCTAAGGTCTGGAGACTACGAGCTTTACATTATAGCTGTTTCTAGAAGCAGAGCTGATAGAACATGGTATCTAGACGATGTTGCGCCACCAGTAATTCTAGTTTCAAATACGTATTTTGTTGGCGCAGCTGTAAGAACTGAAAACAGTTTGTCAATTGAATTAGAACTTGATAATGCTAGCTGTGGACCACTACTAATTATCTCCCCCAAGCCAATATCAAAAATTGTTTCAGGTAATAGAGAATTCTCTGTAGCTAATGTGTATGGAATATTGTATGAAAGTACAATTGACACAGCTTTGTGCACAGGTTTTGAGGAGCCGTTGATAAGTGTTGATAGTATGTGGAGAGTAGCTAGAGAGGAGATTCCAAAAACCTGGGTATCTATAGAGCCTGGAAAACCACTGGAGTACTACAATATGCTGTTCAACGGATATTCAATATATGAAATAGAATTCAATTTGAGTAGAGACGATCTCAAGGAGTTGAAAAATGGTTTTATGTACATAAGCTACTTCAATGACTATGCAACGGCCATGGTGAATGGTGTTCCCCTAGCCTCTGACTATCACAGTATTGAAGTTGATGCTTCTACTGCTTTGAAGGAGGGTGTGAACAAGTTGCACATAGTTTTAGAATCCATGGGTCATACAAACGATGGTATTGTATATATCCCCAATGGAGTTGTGGGAATGGTGTATCTTGGGAAAGTGGCTGAAATACCGCTAACACAATGGCTCTATGCCGAGTATAGACCTCCATATGGAAAAGACTTCAGCATGTCTATGTATCTACACAATCCAGAGGATCTCAAAAAGCTTATTGAAAGTGGAAAGATTTTGGAGAAAGCAATATCTGTTGATGCTCTAACACGTGGTGGAGGGGTATACATCAAGAAATTTAGCATAGATAAAAAGATTGGGCGATACATACTAGACCTTGGAAAAGCAATCTACGCTAATTACTATCCAAGAGCATTGCTATTTGTAAACAAGAAGTTTGTTGGTATATACACAGGCCCTGTGGATATAACGAATTATCTTGTTGAAGGAGAAAACGAAGTGGTTATAGCCATTGAGTGGGGACCCGCTCTATACCCATCTATAAAGATTTATCAAAAAGTTGTGAACGGCTCTTGGAAAGTTAAATACGGTACTCAGGGACTAGATGAGAAGTGGTTTAGCGAAAACTTCAATGACAGCTCCTGGAACTCCTCAACACTACCAATAACATTTGTTAATAAACAGGGAGACATAGTCTGGATCAGAGGCAAAGTACACATAGAGCCATCAAATGCTGTTGCACCACTTAAACTAGTGATTAGAGCTAGTGGTGTTAGAGCATTGATATACTTCAACGGCCAATTCATTGGTAGATACGCTGACGAGGGTCCGCAAACAGAGTTTTACATTCCAGAGACATTGATTAAAAAAGGAAGTAACACAATAGCAATAATGCTACACATAATAAGTAGCAAAGCATCTGTAGATGGCATAAGTATTGAACCATATTATGTTCATGCAAAAACAATTGCAATTCTAAAGTAA